A stretch of the Vagococcus xieshaowenii genome encodes the following:
- a CDS encoding carbonic anhydrase family protein yields MYINENKEIWDYSQSDKGPENWHQLCPEFSVAAEDKWQSPIALSKKIVTQKAPNELVFHYHEDEFTLRHDNYTLQLDSITNQSYLIYRGERYFLKNLHFHIPSEHVLDDQPSDIEFHFVHRNERDELLVLAILFDVTDDKEAILARVLYENDKLFVKFDFTPLTEHQPTYYRYQGSLTTPPTVGQVTWLVIDDRRVISTRGFNLLKSTLTTKSNNRPLQQLNNRDIYHT; encoded by the coding sequence ATGTACATAAATGAAAATAAAGAAATTTGGGATTATAGTCAGAGTGATAAAGGGCCAGAGAATTGGCATCAATTATGTCCTGAATTTTCAGTGGCGGCCGAAGATAAATGGCAATCACCTATTGCCTTATCAAAGAAAATAGTAACGCAAAAGGCACCCAATGAGCTAGTATTTCACTATCATGAGGATGAATTTACGCTTCGTCATGATAACTATACGTTACAGTTAGATTCGATTACAAATCAAAGTTATTTAATTTACCGTGGAGAGCGTTATTTTCTTAAAAATCTTCATTTTCACATTCCTAGTGAACATGTATTGGATGATCAACCATCGGATATCGAATTTCACTTCGTTCATCGTAATGAGCGTGATGAATTACTTGTGTTAGCGATTCTTTTTGATGTAACGGATGATAAAGAAGCAATATTAGCTAGAGTGTTATATGAAAATGATAAACTATTTGTAAAATTTGATTTCACACCGCTAACCGAACATCAACCGACGTATTACCGATATCAAGGGTCTTTAACTACACCCCCAACTGTTGGACAAGTCACATGGCTAGTGATTGATGATCGTCGTGTGATATCAACCAGAGGATTTAATTTATTAAAAAGTACGTTAACGACTAAAAGTAACAACCGACCGTTACAACAATTAAATAACCGTGATATCTACCACACGTAA
- the pyrF gene encoding orotidine-5'-phosphate decarboxylase, whose protein sequence is MDKRPIIALDFPNREAITKFLQHFPEKESLYVKVGMELFYQEGPTIVTWLKSCGHDVFLDLKLHDIPNTVESAMRGLAKLGVAMTNVHAAGGVRMMSSALKGLEEGTVEGKRPVLIAVTQLTSTSEDEMQHDQGIDRSLENSVLHYAKMAEKSGLDGVVCSALEATAIKKQTSDDFVCLTPGIRPLGAAVGDQKRVVTPEGARALGASYIVVGRPITKADNPYQAYQEIKQEWNGEI, encoded by the coding sequence ATGGATAAACGCCCAATTATCGCCTTAGATTTTCCTAATCGTGAAGCGATTACTAAATTTTTGCAGCATTTTCCAGAGAAGGAGTCACTTTATGTCAAAGTGGGAATGGAGCTTTTTTACCAAGAAGGTCCAACGATTGTAACGTGGCTGAAGTCTTGTGGACACGATGTGTTTCTTGACTTGAAACTACATGATATTCCTAATACGGTGGAATCTGCCATGCGAGGTTTAGCTAAATTAGGCGTTGCGATGACAAACGTTCATGCAGCGGGTGGCGTTCGTATGATGAGCAGTGCTTTGAAAGGATTAGAAGAGGGAACAGTTGAAGGAAAACGTCCTGTTTTAATTGCAGTTACGCAATTAACGTCAACGTCTGAAGATGAGATGCAACATGATCAAGGCATCGATAGGTCTCTTGAAAACAGTGTGTTACATTATGCAAAAATGGCTGAGAAGTCCGGACTTGATGGCGTTGTCTGTTCGGCATTGGAAGCAACGGCGATTAAGAAACAAACTTCTGATGACTTTGTGTGCTTAACACCAGGTATTCGTCCGTTGGGGGCAGCAGTTGGTGATCAAAAGCGTGTAGTGACACCAGAAGGAGCGAGAGCATTAGGTGCCAGTTACATCGTCGTCGGCCGACCAATTACAAAAGCAGATAATCCATATCAAGCTTATCAAGAAATAAAACAGGAATGGAACGGTGAAATATAA
- a CDS encoding response regulator transcription factor, with protein MLKILIVDDEVSITTLIDYHLQKEGYETVMMHDGYEAYVEALEHPYDFIVLDVMLPNMDGMEILKELRKHQVNVPVLLLTAKDETVDKIIGIEFGADDYMTKPFSPRELTARIKGILRRTASSSQPVNNQQVATDEKITIGELTLNLSAYTIHKDHELLDLTKKEFELLAYFMNRPKRIIDRETLLHSIWNEEIYAQSRVVDIHISHLREKIEKDPKNPNYIHTIRGFGYKFDWQQER; from the coding sequence TTGTTGAAAATATTGATTGTGGATGATGAAGTCTCAATTACGACGTTAATTGATTATCATCTTCAAAAAGAAGGCTATGAAACTGTTATGATGCATGATGGCTATGAAGCGTATGTGGAGGCTTTGGAGCATCCGTATGATTTCATTGTATTAGATGTGATGCTACCAAACATGGATGGTATGGAGATATTAAAGGAACTACGAAAACATCAAGTTAATGTACCCGTGTTATTGTTAACTGCTAAAGATGAAACGGTCGATAAAATTATTGGTATCGAATTTGGAGCAGATGACTATATGACCAAACCCTTTAGTCCTAGAGAATTAACAGCACGTATCAAGGGTATTTTGAGACGAACAGCTAGTAGTAGCCAACCCGTTAATAATCAACAGGTAGCAACAGATGAGAAAATAACTATTGGTGAATTGACGTTGAATTTATCGGCGTATACGATACATAAAGATCATGAGTTGTTGGATTTGACTAAAAAAGAATTTGAACTGTTAGCCTATTTTATGAATCGCCCAAAGCGTATTATTGACAGAGAAACATTACTTCATAGTATTTGGAATGAAGAAATCTATGCACAATCTCGTGTAGTAGATATTCATATTAGTCATTTGAGGGAAAAAATAGAGAAAGATCCTAAAAATCCTAACTATATACACACCATTCGAGGTTTTGGTTATAAATTCGATTGGCAACAGGAGAGGTAA
- the pyrE gene encoding orotate phosphoribosyltransferase, with translation MTIAKQTAEHLLEIGAVSLKPTEPFTWASGIKSPIYCDNRVIMGYPSIRKEVAAHLAKLIQEHYPEVEVIAGTATAGIPHAAWIADILELPMVYIRSTAKKHGRGNQIEGVIYEGQKMVIIEDLISTGGSVLEAAQAAENEGANVLGVAAIFTYELADGLRNFREAGVPFVTLTNYSTLITSAIETARIEENQRELLEEWKKNPREWLINN, from the coding sequence ATGACAATAGCAAAACAAACAGCAGAACATCTTTTAGAAATTGGTGCAGTAAGTTTGAAACCAACAGAACCATTTACTTGGGCAAGTGGTATTAAAAGCCCAATCTACTGTGATAATCGTGTCATTATGGGATATCCTTCGATTCGAAAAGAAGTAGCAGCACATTTAGCTAAATTAATCCAAGAGCATTATCCGGAAGTTGAAGTAATTGCGGGTACTGCAACAGCGGGTATTCCCCATGCGGCTTGGATAGCGGATATTCTTGAATTACCAATGGTCTATATTCGAAGCACGGCTAAGAAACATGGACGAGGGAATCAAATTGAAGGCGTGATTTATGAAGGACAAAAAATGGTCATCATTGAGGATTTGATTTCTACTGGTGGTAGTGTTCTTGAAGCTGCTCAAGCGGCTGAAAATGAAGGGGCTAATGTATTAGGAGTAGCAGCTATTTTCACCTATGAATTAGCAGATGGTCTGCGTAATTTTAGAGAAGCCGGTGTACCATTTGTTACGTTAACTAATTATTCGACACTTATTACAAGTGCGATTGAAACAGCGCGCATTGAAGAAAACCAGCGTGAATTATTAGAAGAATGGAAGAAAAATCCAAGAGAATGGTTAATCAATAACTAA
- a CDS encoding phosphate ABC transporter substrate-binding protein PstS family protein has protein sequence MKKNLLIMAGVSFVFLLTGCGSTSGKTSEEGKKQTEIVAVGSTALQPLVDKIKDIYQTDFPEYNISVQGGGSGTGLSQVSSGAVDIGNSDVFAEEKDGIDADKIVDNKVAVVGIGPVINKEVKVDNLTRQQLIDIFTGKVKNWKEVGGQDLEIVVVNRAEGSGTRATFEKWGLDGTKTIGTQEQDSSGTVKKIITQTPGAISYLAFSYFDDTFKALKIDGVEPTVENVTTNDWTIWAYEHMYISKDASEDVKTFIEYCLSDDVQKNVVEQLNYIPMTKMTINRDVEGNVTPV, from the coding sequence ATGAAAAAAAATCTTTTAATTATGGCGGGCGTATCGTTTGTTTTTTTATTAACCGGGTGTGGTTCCACTTCAGGAAAAACATCAGAAGAAGGGAAAAAACAAACAGAAATTGTTGCCGTGGGGTCAACAGCGTTACAGCCGTTGGTAGACAAGATTAAAGACATTTACCAAACGGACTTCCCTGAATATAATATATCGGTACAAGGTGGCGGTAGTGGAACAGGATTATCGCAAGTATCAAGTGGAGCCGTTGATATTGGTAATTCAGATGTTTTTGCAGAGGAAAAGGATGGGATTGACGCTGATAAGATAGTCGACAATAAGGTTGCCGTTGTAGGTATTGGTCCTGTTATTAATAAAGAAGTGAAGGTGGATAATTTAACACGCCAACAATTGATTGATATTTTCACAGGAAAAGTAAAAAATTGGAAAGAAGTTGGGGGACAAGATTTGGAGATTGTCGTGGTTAATCGTGCCGAAGGAAGTGGGACACGCGCTACCTTTGAAAAATGGGGGTTAGATGGGACTAAAACGATTGGTACTCAGGAACAAGATTCATCAGGTACTGTGAAAAAAATTATTACTCAAACACCTGGGGCGATTAGCTATTTAGCGTTTTCATATTTTGATGATACTTTTAAAGCATTAAAAATTGATGGCGTTGAACCAACTGTCGAAAATGTTACAACTAATGATTGGACCATATGGGCGTATGAGCATATGTATATTAGTAAGGACGCCTCAGAAGATGTCAAAACATTTATTGAGTATTGCTTATCAGATGATGTACAAAAAAATGTGGTAGAACAACTGAACTATATTCCTATGACAAAGATGACAATCAATAGAGACGTTGAAGGGAACGTAACACCTGTATAA